GGCACCGGGTGGCAGGTCAGCGGAGGACCCGGGGCCAGGTGACCCGTCGCTCGGTGCGGCGATCACGCCGGAGGACGGCTCGGCCGTCGGGGTGGCCTGGACCGCCCGTGTGCCGGTGGCCGACCTGGTGGCGGGCGCCGGACTGGCGGGCTGGTCGGTTCTGGTGGGCGAGGTCGGCGCCAGCTGGCGGGTGGCCCTGACGGAGGCGGACGGCAAGACGTGGGAGTTGCCGGTACGCGTCGGCTACACCACCTCCCGGCAGGTCGTCGGCGAGGTGGAGGTGGTCGCCCAGCCGGCCGACGACGAGGTGTTGTCGCTGCGGGTGCTTCCGCCCGGACCGGTGGCCAGCGCGGTCGAGTTGGCCGACGGGATGCTCTCGCTCCGCGGTGAACTGCCCAGCGGTCTGCCCGGTCGGGGCGACCTGCGGATCGTGCTCCGCCGGCCGGTCGGTGCGGATCCGTTCGAGGTGCTGCCGCCGGACATCGAACTGCCGGGGGAGGTCTCCGCCGGCTGGCGGGTACGGATCCCGCTGTCGGGCGCGACCGCCGTACCGGACGGCGACTGGCTGCTGCTCTACCGCTGGGGCCCGGACCAGGAACCGTTCGACCTCCCCTTCGACATCGCCGCCCGGCGCTCGCTGCCCCGGGACGCGTCCTCGGGCGGCCGGCGACTGGAACTGCTGCCGGAGCGGGATCGGGAGACCCTGCGGCTCAGCACGCCGTAGCCGGCTCAACTGGTGCAAGCGCGGTGACCGTCGGCGCTCCGCCGGCCCGGTAGCCGGGCCGGCGGAGCGCCGACGGTCACGTTGTCCTGGTCGTCCTCGAGGTCGCGGGACGAGGCGTGCCGTGCGGGATCAGGCCGACGGCGGCGGGGTCGGGCGGCTGACCCGACGCCGGACCTTACGGGCCACCCCGATCGCGGCCTGGCGGGCGACGAACCGGGTGGCGTTGGCGAGCGACCGTACGCCGCCGACCGGGATGGTCTCGACGTCACCGAGGGACGCCCGCCGGGCGCGCTTGCCGGCCGGGTGTACGAGCCGTGGACGGGGCGAGACCAGGCTGGCCGGGGTGAGCAGGCTGAGGTCGACCACGCCGAACTCCTCGCCACTGACCCACCGTTCGCCAGCGACCTCGGCCACCACCTTGTCCAGGGGCTCCTCCGGCCGTCCCACCCGCCGCGCCCGGCTCAGCGCCGAGGTACGCCACAGGGCGAGCGCCTCCGCCGGTGACTTCGCGCCGCCGGGAAGCAGTCGGACCAGGCCGGCCTGCCATTCGTCGGCCACCTGCACCAGCCGGCGCACGGTGTTGACGTCGACGCCCAGGTGCGACGGGACGTTCAGCAGGAACGGGGACGGGAACGCGGTGGCCGGTGCCTCCCGTACCAGTTCCACCCGGGGGTCCGAGCGGTAGGTGACCAGGAGCAGCCGGCGGTCGAGCAGCGGGTCGGCGAGGATCGAGCGGCGGTTGTCGTCGACCGCGTCCCAGTCCGCGACCAGCATGACCCGCAGGTCGGTCTGGTCTCCGGCGAGCAACCGGTCGACGCAGGTCCGGACCAGTTCGAAGGAACCCTCGGCCGGCACCACGGCGGTGATCAGCGGGACCGCCCAGGAGCGGTTCGCGGCCGGCCGCAGATAGCGGGGGTGGGGCATCCGCTCGGCCAGGTACGGGTGGTTGTAGCGGCGCAGCGCGTCACCCTTGGTCTGCATGTGGGTGGCGCCCATGTGCCAGCTGCCGGCCTGCGGCTCGGGGATGAAGACGGCACCCTGTTGGGTGAGCCGGTAGCCGAACTCGGTGTCCTCACCGAGGCGGAGTTCGGTGTCGAGCCCGCCGGCGGCGAGGTAGAGGGAGCGGGTCAGCGCGGCGGTCGCGCCGACGTGGGCCCGGAAGTTGAGGTGGTCGCCGCCGCGTAGCTGGTCGGTCTCGTTGATCAGCTTCTCGACGTAGTCGTGCGGTTCGGTGTCCTGGATCCGGTACAGCTTGTCGATGGTCCCGGCGGCGCACCGCTCGGCGACCTCCTCCGGGGTGGGGAAGTTGCCGGCGACGAAGCGCTTGTAGCCGAGCGTCACGGCCTCTTCGGAGACGTGCTGCCACCGGACCTGGGCCTCGATGTGGTCGGGGAAGACGACCATGTCCGCGTCGAGCCAGTGCAGGATCTCGCCGTCACTGTTGCTCGCGCCGACGTGCAGCGCGTTCGACCGACCCCAGCCGGTCGAGTGTTCCGGGACCCGGACGATCCGGCAGTTGGCCGGGCGGATCTTCGGCAGCTCGATCGGCGGTTCGCTGCCGTCATCGGCCACGATTACCTCAAGCAGGTGGTCCGGGTACGTCTGGTGACTCAATGAGGCCAGGGTGAGGTTCAGCGTTTCCTGGCAGTTGTAGGCCGGG
The Micromonospora pisi DNA segment above includes these coding regions:
- a CDS encoding glycosyltransferase, with the translated sequence MSARNSVPSGAHPDQVRLVRNDWSPLQPGKLGEWQPTRSVSVVIPAYNCQETLNLTLASLSHQTYPDHLLEVIVADDGSEPPIELPKIRPANCRIVRVPEHSTGWGRSNALHVGASNSDGEILHWLDADMVVFPDHIEAQVRWQHVSEEAVTLGYKRFVAGNFPTPEEVAERCAAGTIDKLYRIQDTEPHDYVEKLINETDQLRGGDHLNFRAHVGATAALTRSLYLAAGGLDTELRLGEDTEFGYRLTQQGAVFIPEPQAGSWHMGATHMQTKGDALRRYNHPYLAERMPHPRYLRPAANRSWAVPLITAVVPAEGSFELVRTCVDRLLAGDQTDLRVMLVADWDAVDDNRRSILADPLLDRRLLLVTYRSDPRVELVREAPATAFPSPFLLNVPSHLGVDVNTVRRLVQVADEWQAGLVRLLPGGAKSPAEALALWRTSALSRARRVGRPEEPLDKVVAEVAGERWVSGEEFGVVDLSLLTPASLVSPRPRLVHPAGKRARRASLGDVETIPVGGVRSLANATRFVARQAAIGVARKVRRRVSRPTPPPSA